One genomic segment of Belonocnema kinseyi isolate 2016_QV_RU_SX_M_011 chromosome 2, B_treatae_v1, whole genome shotgun sequence includes these proteins:
- the LOC117183059 gene encoding uncharacterized protein LOC117183059, with the protein MIAIRKDIPFSQVPVYEVPEYLDTLALSIPSNWGDLLIVNVYRNPRAQNNTINWETFFHSFSDHFPSIIIVGDFNCHHQSWGCDHSSPYGNKLFKAIEDATFNTLNDGSATRFTRINEGQKMGSDHFPISITFEISFSYYEFFSYKYNLKKVCWSFFHDALKEEEFNNEKPDGTLLSALQAYLNLFELIDNALHIAGPKIESRPKRDYPNSPPWWNEECIKYERLRRAKLGRYRQTRSCADGLATLSTEIHTSFAEDFYTAALFLDVEAAYDSVVPSILINDMREMGVPWKICRFFKNLVTERNVFFKVNGSNQGPYKFKRGLPQGCVSSPT; encoded by the exons ATGATCGCAATAAGAAAAGATATTCCTTTCTCCCAGGTTCCAGTCTATGAAGTTCCTGAGTATCTGGATACGTTGGCTCTCTCCATCCCATCTAACTGGGGAGACCTCCTCATAGTTAATGTCTACAGAAATCCTAGAGCTCAAAATAACACCATTAACTGGGAAACTTTTTTCCATTCTTTCTCGGATCATTTCCCCTCTATTATCATAGTAGGAGATTTCAACTGCCACCATCAATCCTGGGGATGTGACCATTCCTCTCCGTATGGAAATAAACTATTCAAGGCTATTGAAGATGCTACCTTTAATACTTTAAACGATGGTTCCGCTACACGTTTTACTCGAATTAATGAAGGACAAAAAATGGGCAGTGATCACTTTCCCATCTCGATTACCTTTGAGATTTCCTTTTCTTACTATGAATTCTTTTCCtataaatataacctcaaaaaagtcTGCTGGAGTTTCTTCCATGATGCCCTTAAAGAAGAAGAGTTTAATAATGAGAAACCTGATGGCACGCTCCTTTCGGCTCTTCAAGCCTActtgaatctttttgaattaatagATAATGCCCTTCATATAGCTGGACCAAAAATTGAAAGTAGGCCTAAGCGAGACTATCCAAATTCTCCTCCATGGTGGAATGAGGAGTGCATAAAATATGAGAGATTAAGAAGGGCTAAACTTGGTAGATATCG GCAGACCCGATCCTGCGCTGATGGTTTGGCAACTTTATCTACAGAAATCCATACCTCCTTTGCAGAAGATTTTTATACGGCTGCTCTATTTCTTGATGTGGAGGCGGCTTATGACAGTGTGGtcccaagtattttaattaatgacaTGCGAGAGATGGGTGTTCCATGGAAGATATGCAGGTTCTTCAAAAATCTGGTTACAGAAAGAAACGTCTTCTTTAAAGTAAATGGTTCAAATCAGGGCCCTTATAAATTTAAGAGAGGTCTCCCTCAGGGTTGCGTCTCCAGCCCTACGTAA